Proteins from one Cryptomeria japonica chromosome 4, Sugi_1.0, whole genome shotgun sequence genomic window:
- the LOC131874734 gene encoding protein RADIALIS-like 5, which yields MAGNQSSSGKNGWTAKQNKLFENAIAIYDKDTPDRWQNVAAMVGGKSSEEVKRHYQVLLEDLSCIEADQVPFPKYKSSTSNGGGSGSK from the coding sequence ATGGCTGGCAATCAAAGTTCATCTGGAAAAAATGGCTGGACAGCTAAGCAAAATAAGCTGTTTGAGAATGCCATAGCTATCTATGACAAAGACACTCCCGACCGTTGGCAAAATGTTGCTGCCATGGTTGGTGGGAAATCCTCAGAAGAAGTCAAAAGGCATTATCAGGTTCTATTAGAGGACTTGAGTTGCATTGAAGCAGATCAAGTGCCTTTCCCCAAGTACAAGTCTTCAACTTCTAATGGAGGTGGCTCTGGAAGCAAATAG